A genomic segment from Daphnia magna isolate NIES unplaced genomic scaffold, ASM2063170v1.1 Dm_contigs380, whole genome shotgun sequence encodes:
- the LOC123468596 gene encoding uncharacterized protein LOC123468596: MSDHGSAFLKTARQLNELKKSPRTASFLAGRRMEWRFIPPAAPWWGGFWERLVRSIKDNLKKSLGFQCLNYEEMATHVKSMQAVINSRPLMRDVDSPNDSATYVTPSDLLIGRRAVAFPSSLELKNFNSNENSEKLTRRLRHQKQVFDRGWKNWTDCYLRDLRNFAQRDRPETSQQIRVDQMVMIRDDLLPRLKWKVGLVTKLHLGRDGRVRMVEIRLPSGHSTTRAIQSLYSLENDIPCVEEPAVSDRSCSQPKLRFELPSEGNSIGECKKMEVKGKEAAAIDVLEVNPDLDETRTLRSGKRHCLRPCL; this comes from the coding sequence ATGTCAGATCATGGTTCTGCGTTCCTTAAAACTGCTCGTCAGTTAAATGAATTGAAGAAGAGCCCCCGAACGGCTTCCTTTCTAGCTGGGCGGCGGATGGAGTGGCGGTTTATTCCACCTGCTGCCCCTTGGTGGGGTGGCTTTTGGGAACGATTGGTCCGAAGCATAAAAGACAACTTGAAGAAAAGTCTTGGATTTCAATGTTTAAATTACGAAGAGATGGCTACTCATGTCAAATCTATGCAAGCCGTGATTAATTCTAGACCATTGATGCGGGACGTGGACTCCCCGAACGATTCCGCAACTTATGTGACACCTAGTGATCTCCTCATCGGACGACGAGCTGTAGCATTTCCCTCTTCCCTTGAATTAAAAAACTTTAACTCAAATGAAAATTCGGAAAAGCTAACAAGGCGTTTGCGACatcaaaaacaagttttcgaCCGTGGCTGGAAGAACTGGACCGACTGTTACCTGCGGGACTTGCGCAATTTCGCTCAACGGGATCGGCCGGAAACATCGCAACAAATTCGGGTTGATCAGATGGTTATGATACGGGATGACCTCCTACCCCGACTCAAGTGGAAGGTAGGTCTGGTCACAAAGTTGCATTTGGGCAGGGATGGGCGAGTACGTATGGTGGAGATTCGACTCCCCTCCGGTCATTCGACTACCCGTGCGATCCAATCCCTCTATTCCTTGGAGAACGATATTCCGTGTGTGGAGGAACCAGCTGTAAGTGATCGCTCATGTTCGCAACCAAAACTACGTTTCGAATTACCGTCAGAAGGTAATTCGATAGGGGAGTGTAAGAAAATGGAGGTTAAAGGGAAGGAGGCTGCTGCTATCGACGTTTTGGAAGTCAATCCGGATCTGGACGAGACTCGAACGTTGCGTAGTGGGAAACGGCATTGCCTAAGGCCTTGCCTGTAG
- the LOC116933670 gene encoding uncharacterized protein LOC116933670 has translation MERNLRLIEIYSNRFREAKEVIGAQLAQPEPSELGGLLEDFSSKWETLYNLFETVIRESEVDDLEARVNTMEEFRSQYHRTRASVEEAKSKMETPTNLPSSGNPVAETSTHQALSAVVAKVTVSRIPVFSGEILKWPEFWGVYKLAVHEQDALPTLEKFVRLKEALRGEAFSVIEGLPLTSVNYDVAVELLLQHYGSTDIIIQENFRQLHNLAAVPSGNHQALKQFLLESEVRIRSLETLGVPYDSYAIPLVSLFVDRLPKSIRIAWYRSTADKETRPDVKDVLAFLRKEVTSQDRGRNSDNSSRKRGAEEGSSYPHELRKARLIPSTAALTTVSKPGSNQELRNKCIFCHLTHSPLKCALPLEKRLEVVKREKRCFACLRNGHRASDCRNPNPNCRKCQRRHHTALCRNMDKGPSSEKNPKEGGVKPSTSTIELCTSLPQQKEIYLKTATVLLYGPLGTLKTTCLVDKGSQRSYVTERIVTELGLNLVGSEKVSICGFGSKDVSRPSIIRCFQLRVSGTHGKKEKVEMRVLTTSEICPDLSAPRAYTVSEIADSRVADERIGSVHSQPASIDLLIGADHCQSVVNYKTISCKSGLLAVSSKFGWLVFGREKEPGIPNITTISLMATTETFDPHPGVAESNPLANFEERIRRGSEGCYSVPLPWRPNKRDQLKSNYYQEDARFRRLLLRLQKDPNLFRSYHEQIHLYLQSGFISRVDDKPVDQVGELEYYHPHRPVVRQEAVSTKIRPVFDASARGENGLSLNDCLETGDNLNPELLAVLLRFRWNRIAWVGDIEKAFLQVEVHAEDRNALRFLWLEDPTKRDQRCVYRWNRVTFGLSPSPYLLRIVIRKHLKDTENIDPKLAQYLENNLYMDDLLAGSDSVENAISTIDQVVAGFNNAHMRLTKWVTNAPALRVALGLPNIGSINPVGSRLLGDKENSKVLGVVWKPDLDCWTFEPKKITRLLQEVSEQVTKRQMLKAMGKWNTLGLAYSSRSSTGLVKINQRADLHVFCDASQRGYAAVAYLRSQNGPSYHTCLVTSKTRVAPTKKITLPRLELLGALLASRLANYILQAFQYPHIVTWFWCDSNVALGWIRGSLDRWKPFVRNRVEEIRKYSQPEQWRYCPGKENPADVASRGCSAEELLQHAEWCDGPYWLRSHEGSWSTSIPPALSDEKQRCMEDEMPRITTVTSVNSSLPEDPFSLSKYSSFEKVLRITAWIFRFLRNRKNSKGNSEESDSPSEDIKVGNGRSITVTCLSGPELDRAELFWIRSVQKAAFSREFDALRSGRTVSKTSPIAILRPAFDEKHCIIRVTSRLADLFAFEERTPPALLPAIGQVPADRIIELMIWNLHIKYLHASASLLLIKMREKYWLIKGRQQIKKVIGICGRCRRVHCRPYSQPMGGLPLERITEMTPFLITGVDFMGPVYVKPLDGKRTVLKVYVCLFVCPVTRAVQLELVSSLTAETFLLALERLISDK, from the exons ATGGAACGAAATCTACGTCTTATTGAAATCTATAGCAACCGGTTTCGAGAAGCCAAGGAGGTAATTGGCGCCCAGCTCGCGCAACCCGAGCCTTCCGAACTCGGTGGATTATTGGAGGATTTCTCTTCCAAATGGGAAACTCTCTATAATCTTTTTGAAACTGTTATCAGAGAATCCGAAGTAGATGACCTAGAAGCACGGGTCAATACTATGGAGGAATTTAGAAGTCAGTACCATAGAACTCGCGCGTCAGTGGAAGAAGCGAAAAGCAAGATGGAAACTCCTACGAATCTTCCGTCTTCGGGCAACCCAGTAGCGGAGACCTCAACACACCAAGCCTTATCAGCCGTCGTGGCTAAAGTAACCGTCTCAAGAATACCCGTATTTTCGGGAGAGATATTAAAATGGCCTGAATTCTGGGGCGTTTATAAACTAGCGGTTCATGAACAGGACGCCTTACCCACACTAGAGAAGTTTGTTAGATTAAAGGAGGCCTTAAGAGGGGAGGCATTTTCGGTCATTGAAGGTTTACCTTTAACCAGTGTCAACTACGACGTCGCTGTCGAATTGCTATTGCAACATTACGGATCAACCGATATCATTATCCAGGAGAACTTTCGTCAACTTCACAACCTCGCCGCGGTACCTTCGGGCAATCACCAGGCCCTAAAACAATTCTTACTGGAGAGCGAGGTCAGAATAAGAAGTTTGGAGACTTTGGGGGTCCCGTATGACAGCTACGCAATACCGTTAGTATCACTTTTCGTGGATCGTTTGCCTAAAAGTATCCGCATCGCTTGGTATCGGTCCACGGCGGATAAAGAAACAAGACCCGACGTCAAGGATGTGTTAGCTTTCTTGCGAAAGGAAGTGACCAGCCAAGACCGCGGTCGAAATTCCGACAACTCCTCCAGAAAACGGGGAGCAGAAGAAGGATCGTCGTATCCACATGAGTTACGCAAGGCAAGATTAATCCCTTCAACTGCTGCTCTAACCACTGTATCGAAACCCGGTAGCAATCAAGAACTGCGCAATAAATGCATCTTTTGTCATTTGACCCATTCGCCACTCAAGTGCGCTTTACCCCTTGAAAAAAGACTAGAAGTggtaaaaagggaaaaacgatGTTTCGCCTGTCTGAGAAACGGACATAGAGCCTCCGATTGTCGAAACCCAAATCCAAACTGTCGCAAATGCCAAAGGCGACATCACACTGCGCTTTGCCGGAATATGGATAAGGGCCCGAGTAGCGAAAAGAACCCTAAAGAAGGAGGGGTAAAACCGTCTACGAGCACCATCGAGCTATGTACCTCGCTTCCACAACAGAAGGAGATCTATTTAAAGACAGCGACCGTGTTGCTTTACGGACCATTAGGGACGTTAAAGACCACTTGCCTTGTTGATAAAGGTAGCCAGCGATCGTATGTAACTGAAAGGATTGTGACTGAACTAGGTCTCAACTTGGTTGGTTCGGAAAAAGTTTCTATATGTGGATTTGGATCCAAAGACGTCTCAAGGCCATCTATAATTCGTTGCTTCCAATTACGGGTAAGCGGAACTCACGGTAAAAAGGAGAAAGTCGAAATGAGAGTTTTAACCACCTCTGAAATATGTCCGGACTTATCTGCACCACGAGCTTATACGGTTTCAGAGATTGCCGATAGTCGTGTAGCTGACGAAAGAATCGGCTCCGTTCATTCCCAGCCCGCCAGTATTGACCTTTTAATAGGAGCAGACCACTGTCAATCAGTGGTTAACTATAAGACCATTTCCTGCAAAAGTGGACTACTAGCCGTATCCAGCAAGTTCGGATGGCTAGTATTCGGACGAGAAAAGGAACCAGGCATACCCAATATTACGACCATTTCCCTAATGGCGACAACCGAAACAT TTGATCCACACCCGGGTGTCGCAGAATCAAACCCATTGGCCAATTTTGAAGAGAGAATCAGAAGAGGATCTGAGGGGTGCTACTCCGTTCCCCTACCGTGGCGACCAAATAAGCGAGATCAGCTAAAATCTAATTACTACCAAGAGGACGCCAGATTTCGTCGGCTATTGCTGCGACTTCAGAAGGATCCGAATCTTTTCCGATCCTACCACGAACAAATTCATCTATATCTGCAATCCGGATTTATCAGCAGGGTTGACGACAAACCCGTTGACCAAGTGGGAGAACTGGAGTATTATCATCCCCACAGACCCGTCGTCCGGCAAGAAGCGGTGTCCACTAAAATTCGCCCCGTTTTTGATGCTTCTGCTCGCGGAGAAAATGGTCTCTCGTTAAACGACTGCCTGGAAACGGGTGATAACCTGAATCCGGAACTTCTAGCGGTATTACTAAGATTTCGTTGGAACCGCATTGCTTGGGTGGGTGACATTGAGAAGGCCTTTCTTCAGGTGGAAGTTCATGCAGAAGATAGAAATGCCCTACGATTCCTTTGGCTTGAGGATCCGACCAAGAGAGATCAGCGGTGTGTTTACAGATGGAACCGAGTTACTTTCGGCCTATCCcctagtccttatttgttgcGGATTGTAATACGAAAGCACCTGAAGGATACGGAAAACATAGATCCCAAGCTAGCCCAATATCTCGAGAACAACCTGTACATGGATGATCTTTTGGCAGGTTCCGACTCGGTAGAAAATGCGATTTCCACCATCGATCAGGTGGTTGCGGGGTTCAACAATGCCCACATGCGGTTGACCAAATGGGTAACGAATGCCCCAGCGTTGAGAGTAGCACTAGGTCTACCTAATATCGGCTCTATCAACCCGGTTGGTTCCCGTCTTCTTGgcgataaagaaaactcaaaGGTCCTGGGAGTCGTATGGAAACCCGACCTGGATTGCTGGACATTTGAACCTAAGAAAATCACGCGCCTTCTGCAAGAAGTCTCGGAACAAGTGACCAAACGCCAAATGCTAAAGGCTATGGGCAAGTGGAACACCCTGGGACTCGCCTATTCCAGCCGATCTTCAACGGGATTGGTCAAAATTAATCAACGGGCTGAC CTCCACGTCTTCTGCGACGCTTCCCAAAGGGGGTATGCGGCCGTCGCGTACCTTCGTAGCCAAAACGGTCCATCTTATCATACTTGCCTAGTGACGAGCAAGACAAGAGTGGCTCCGACGAAGAAAATAACCCTACCACGCCTTGAGCTTCTGGGAGCCTTGCTCGCCAGCCGGTTAGCAAATTACATTTTACAAGCATTCCAGTATCCTCATATAGTGACGTGGTTTTGGTGTGACTCCAACGTCGCCTTGGGGTGGATTCGGGGTAGTCTGGATCGGTGGAAACCCTTTGTGCGCAATCGGGTCGAAGAAATTCGCAAATATTCTCAACCAGAACAATGGCGTTATTGCCCCGGGAAAGAAAATCCTGCAGATGTTGCTTCAAGAGGATGCTCAGCTGAGGAATTACTGCAACACGCTGAGTGGTGTGATGGTCCATACTGGTTGCGCAGTCACGAGGGGAGCTGGTCGACATCCATCCCGCCTGCATTATCTGATGAGAAGCAACGATGCATGGAAGACGAGATGCCACGAATAACTACTGTCACATCGGTTAACAGCTCCCTTCCTGAAGATCCCTTCTCCCTTAGCAAGTACAGTTCCTTTGAAAAGGTGCTTCGTATAACCGCCTGGATTTTCCGGTTTTTGCGAAATCGAAAGAATTCAAAAGGAAACTCAGAAGAGTCCGATAGCCCGTCTGAAGATATAAAAGTTGGAAATGGACGTTCCATAACGGTTACTTGTTTATCCGGGCCGGAGTTAGATCGAGCAGAGTTGTTTTGGATCCGTTCGGTGCAAAAGGCTGCATTCTCCCGCGAATTTGATGCTCTTCGAAGTGGAAGAACGGTTAGTAAAACCTCTCCAATCGCTATTTTAAGACCTGCGTTCGACGAAAAACATTGTATCATACGCGTCACCAGTCGTCTAGCAGATCTTTTCGCATTCGAAGAACGAACCCCACCAGCTCTACTACCCGCCATCGGTCAGGTGCCGGCTGATCGAATCATCGAGCTGATGATTTGGAATCTTCACATAAAATATTTACACGCCAGTGCAAGTTTGCTATTAATCAAGATGAGGGAAAAATACTGGCTCATCAAAGGCCGGCAGCAGATAAAAAAGGTGATCGGCATTTGTGGAAGATGCCGACGAGTCCATTGCCGCCCTTACTCGCAGCCGATGGGCGGTCTACCACTTGAGCGAATCACAGAAATGACACCGTTCCTAATTACGGGTGTAGACTTCATGGGACCTGTGTACGTGAAACCGCTTGATGGGAAAAGAACGGTTCTCAAAGTGTACGTTTGCCTGTTCGTCTGTCCAGTAACCCGGGCCGTCCAGCTGGAATTAGTCAGCTCCCTCACGGCTGAAACTTTTCTTCTGGCCTTGGAGCGCCTTATCTCTGACAAGTGA